The DNA region TAGTAATCAGATACTTTCTACTACAATATAATCATTGAAATATAACAAGGATGTAAAGACCAACCATGGATTCCTTGGGTAATCGCAAAATAGAAACTTTAAGATCCTCCAAAGTTTCACCCTTTAAATGCTGAGATGTGGCATTAGTGGCTTGGCTAGCACAAGGATTGTTTGATGTCGGAGGAGGCAGGACTCGGAGAGGTTTTTCACTCTTTTGTGTTTTAAACCACTGCCACCAACGTGGTAAAACCTGAGTCAAAGTTTGCTTAGATTATAATTTCACATAATGTAGGCTGTATACCTTGCCAAGATATTTATTATCTGTCCCTTCTGGTACTTTCCACTTCCCTTTATGACGTATTGGTTCACGAGTAGAGTAAGAGCACTTGCTCCATGCAGACTGGTAACCATGGCACTGATACATGCCTCCAGAATAACGAAGAGAACCTGAACATATTGGGCAGCGACCAAGTGCTCCAAACATCATCCCATCAGCACTAAATAAGAGTCACAGTAATACAAcctttgtcaattttcaaatgtCAAGTTTTAGATATCAATGCTGGTGTTGTAGTGTTGTATAACAACTAATGAATGGTTAGCTATTCAATTTtccatttataaataatacatgCAAGGCTAAAATCAGATGGAGCAGCTTGTATCATAATTTGTGTAAAATCAAGAGAGTAATATGTATGAAATAGTGCCTAATACTAACTACAGTTATAGCACAGATAGAAATATCCACCTAATTATAAACATTAATGAAACATCAATAAAGATGACATCAAATATGGGAATTCAACAAAAGGAATTCCAAGATAAAATGCCAATAAAATGCAGCACCAAGAAATTACCAACGGTCACGCAAGTCAAGTTCAGATCCTGTGGATTCTTGATCATTGATGTCAAGCATGTCCTTTAGCTCCTTTGATGTTAAGTGTTTTTTAAGATCATCTTTTAGAGCCCACAGTTCTTTACTCTGGGCTTCCAACTTACTTTGCAAATCAGAAGCATGTTCATCCAGCCTGTTATTAGAGTTCTTCACAAATGCAACCTTGCTTGTTGACACATCTCCTTCAGCCTTAGCAACCTTTGACCTCTGATCAGCACCGACATTTTTACGTTTTGTACCAGCTTTTGATGTTGATTGTTGTGTCACATCTTTATCCTGTTGTTCCTCAGCTTTTGTGCCTGAACCAACAGGTACAAAGGCAAAGGGACAAAAACCAGTAAAACAATATATCAGGTGGCATTACAGCATCATCAAACAAGTAATAATGACATGAACATTCGTACCACTCTTGGCAGTAGAAGAAACCTTCTTAACCAGGGCACTAACAGTTGCCTGATCAGAAACTGATAGGCTTTCCCATCCAGACAGTTTTTCCATGCGAATAGATGGAGACACTTGCAATAAACAATTGGCATGATGCCATGCCAGACCTTTAGCTCCTTGACCATTGGGCTTGGAAGATACACGAACCTAACAACACAATAAAAGAAATCGTCAAGTAATGTTTGCATTACTTGTACATTTAGTGATATAAACAAACCATATCAATCAACTATTCTAAtagtttgatataaatttatatatgctAATGCAAACACAGAAACGAGAATTTTGATTCCACTATCAACTTCTGCAAGATATAGTTAAGTTTATAGAATCTGTTATCAAATTGCAAGATCCAAGATATGGTCCTCAATCCATCTACAGAACAATAATCCCTCCAATTGGAATAGatgaattatcatttaacaaagaaaaataaaacacctCTCCTTTCATGATTTTTTGGTTGCAGTCCTTGCAAGTAGCACGAGAGGTTTGTGAAACTTCAATAGCATATTCCATAGTAGTGACAGCAGTCTTATTTGAAGGTCCACCATCCTCcacatattttctaattttttgctGGTCTTCCCATCGAAGTGATTCTAACCCATCAACATCATCTAGGCTaaaagcaaaaataagaaacaaaagatatTTGAGGCATCTCTTGGGAttctatatttgaaattataataataattaatacataCGATTTTATCTGATTTGCTTTCTTCAATACACAATCGGCATGGTTCCACATCTGCAAGTCAGGAAGCTCAAATCATCCATCATACTCCACAAATAAAAGGAATAAAGTAAAACAAGAGCAAAGAAAAGAAGTTCTTGCACAATGCCAAAAGAGAATCCCATTTCACAAAGATAAACtgaatgtaaattgaataaaaaacttcaggacattgactttttttttttttttttttgcataataacaaaaaaaaactgattATTATTTCACACTAGGGCCAACTTCCTTCAgagaaatatacaaaaattcttATTCAACCATCAACGAAAACTTTCTCGttactataaattaataaaccaaGTACCAAAAAACCTAACATTGcaaaaaaaggagaaataatAAACACAATTGTAATAAGCAGGGAAAGCAAAGAAACACAAAATGCATAGAAAAAGAGGGAAACATGAAAAGAAGGGCAGAATAGGGTAAAGAAGAATATACAGGCATGAAGCCGTCGAAATTAGAGGACTGGACCATTTTGCCAAGCCTAAAAACTTCCTTGTCAATGTTAGTCTTGCAAGTTCTGCAAGAAGACCGCGCTGATTTTGCATACTCCACCTTCCAGGGCTTTGGCGGGTTCGCCATTGTGAGTCTTGTCACTAAAACTGTGCGTTCCGTGCTGTTTGGCTCGCTctgttaatataaatacatcACTAATGCAAAATCATTCGAtcacacaattttatatatcgTAGAAGTGTGGATTGGGGGAATTTTCTCCATGCTGAACCTTATGATTATAATGGCTGCTCTGACACTCTCTGCTTATCCCTCTCcacttgattttgatatttacaGCTGTTTTTTGAAgtcactttttttatttaaattaaatataaaatttaatcctttaggtgatatttatttttatataaaattcgaatCTGTCTGATCTTAGAATATAATTGAACGTATATATCTGATCAATACCTTGTGATTAATATGATGGATgcatattttttacatataatttaaatatataataatatattatttatggagataaataatataaatatatatatatatatatatatatatatatatatatatatatatatatatatatatatatatgaatataaatatatatgataattttgctAATACATTTATTTGtgtggtaataaaaaatttattataatctgCTCTTTgcatttgtttataataaatattgaacCAATTGTCACAAAATTTTTCGTCTTTTTTATTACcagatttttaaataaaaataaaaatatgtaaatttaaaATGTATGACTCAAATAAAATTGGATTGAACGCCGTCTTTCATTCTGTGATAATACCAACTGTCCAACTCTTAGACAGCactatatatttgttataaCATTCCACACAAATTCAGACCAAAGAAAGAATTTTGCATAGAAATACCAGTGCCAATATTATGGTCAATTGTATAACCTCAAACATAGGctgcatatataatattatataacaaagaaaaaagatagtataaacagaaaatatatatatgatagaaGAAACAGATCACtattttccaaaattataaCACCATACACAAAGTCAATGAGTAATACATAAAACTGAACAAGATTAACATTTCTTTCAATGAAAAGCATAAATTATTTCTATAAAGTTGTAAGAAACTGAATGGCCATTTATACTTCTCTACCACTTTTCATCACTCTCCACTTCATGATCATACATTATTTAAGATTAGTTTCTTCTGTCTTAATTTTCTATATCCAATCAATGGCACATAACTCACAATTGGATCATAGGAGCCTGCATGAAGAGGTActgcaaaaaaaataatacaaaagtcATCAATACGCTAGGTgttgaataatatgattttttatgttgGATCTTAAGATCATACCTCAAATGACTTTCCCGACCGTTCATGTTCCAGCATGCTCAGGGCAACTTCACAGCTCTGTGAAACAATAGGCTCAGGATCCCTGGCAAATTCCTCAAGAAGTGCCACACTGTGGTCATCTGCAAGTGCACCccatatgtaattttaattacgtaatgaaacaaagaaaatggtTGATGTTCAATAAGAAGCATCAGATTTAAAGCACACGCACATAACAAAATAACTCCAATGAAAGAGAGAGCTTCAGTGAAGAAGAATGTTATTGGAAAGGACAATTTATTAAAGAGCCAAAAATATTTCATCTGCAACAACAAGTTTCTTTCAACATAAAAAGTATCCAGAAAATAATACGAGAAAATTGTACTTCATATTATGCATGCGGTAAGAAAGTTACTGATTTGATTTACTTCAAATATCAATAAGTTGTTTTCCAAAAACAATGGACCACTGATGCGAGCATCCTGCTGGATCAGACATTGACCTtcagtataataattataagcaaGTGATATCAATCATCATAACTAGACACCTCTCAAGATGAAAATCAAGTTTTAGCCTTAATAAGTTTTGTTGTCAAGGGCCACAACTTTTACATGATAGAACACTAATACTAACTGTAAGTTCCACACAACTAACGATTTGTCCCACTAGTTCCTAGTTAATCATCAAGTTCAGAgaatgcatcatgcactcaaccaagaaaaaaaagtaccagaaaaaaaatcaagtaataATACCAGCAATGGAACCAAGAGCTTCAGCAGCTTCATGTCTGACCATGGGATGCTCCTTCAAATCCCTGAGTACATTACAAAGTGCAGCAGACGCAGCTTTGTTTTGCAATTGGCCCAACACATAAGCAACCTGCATGCCACCACAAACATAAACATCTAAAGATCAGAAAATTTAGAGGATACAAACCACATCTAGAAAGACATGATTCACGTTAACAATCTCCAGTAAACCTTCATCAAAAGACCAAGAACCAGAACCATTCTTTCTTGACAAAATAATTCTGgctaaattcttaaaaattgcTATAACAGTAAATCTTCATCCACATCCAGCAGATAccaaataattacaattttacatcCACCAAAATGGAACCCTGGCACAGGCTTAAAGAGTCACAGATCAACTAGATTAAACTTGACAAACCTCATGCTTCAGCAGAGCACTCTTCGCGCCTAAAGAATCAATTATAGCAGAAACAGCTTCATCTCCACCGTTGTTGCGAAGTGCAAAAAGTGCTGCATATCGTTCATACATCCCTTTTGCTTCATCCAGAAGAACTTctcttaaaatcaaataatgtcagTCAGCAAATTAACCATTAAACAACATTCTCAAAATGAATCCATTGatttttttaggacaaaacAGACCTTAGCTCATCAACAGAACAGCATAATGAAGTTGGTGCAGCTGGGTCAACAGACATGAAAGGTGATTTTTCTACCACAGATGATCCATTGTCATCAACAGAGGTCTTTAATTCCTCAATTCGCTTAAGTGCCAGTTCACATGTTTCTCGAACCTCCTCAGCTGGATCTAAAACTAAACTATTCTTTAACATAGGAATATTACTATCTAAACCAATTGCACCCAGAGCTTCTGCTGCCTAAtattaacattataaataatgtaaacAACAATAGTaaccaaaataaacaaagaagaaaaacaaaaaggagaaaggGACGACGGTAACTTGCCTCATGACGAACAATCGGATGCAgagaaaaatcattcaaaactgCTTCCAAAGCAGGGATAGCTTCAGCATCTTGCATTTGACCCAAAGCAAATGCAGCCTCATGCGCCAACAAATTTGAAGAATCCCTTGTAGCTGCAACCCAGCGAAAAAGAATACAACTTAGCGAGTGAAAGAAAATCAACTTAGGAAAAATATTAGAGAGTGAACAAACCACTTATAAGGGCGTTGCGAGGGCCGGGACCTTTGAGGTTGCGAAGAGAGAAAAGTGCTCGGAACCGCTCTGAGATTGGTTGCGTCGGATCAAGCAACCGGTCGCAAAGGAATTTTTCCATGTCAGGTGAGGATTCGAATGCGTTGGCCATGTTGTGAGTGAACCCACTAGCGAGCTAGCAGTGCTGTGATTGCCGTATATGGGTCAGTTATGAACCCCAAGGAGCCTGTTTCACAATCAGCTTAGGGTTGAGGCAGAATGGGATTCCCGAATTCAAGTTCAAAGAAAGTTTTGGCCAGTAAATGTTTCTTTCCTACCCAAACtttaataagataaaagttcacagatttaagtttaaaattttcatttttctaccCGTCCGTCAAGTACCCACCATTCAACTTCCATTTTCATTccaactatttttttcttttttaaacctTTCCAGGTGATATTTTAATTCGAGAAACATCTTCCATGCCAAGAAAGTGATAAAAAAGCTGCAGGACCTAATGGTgcctttttatttaatataataaatagtatttataataatcataataaaccaaaaattattttataataatcataaataatgtTTGTAAAGGATCTGTATTGTTTTACTGAGGTATAAAGGGAAAATTAGAAATgctttaattaatatgttattatataattaaattattaaaaattaaaaataaaataatatttaattatataataatattttatatttatatatataattatgtatataattttatctaataaaatatactaaattatgTATGACTTGAcccaataaaatatttatgggCTTAGGTAAGTCTAAGCCTTCCTTCACAGAGGAGAAGTCCGCTGCTGATGACAATGAAATCATGAGTTACTGTGGTAGAATTGGAAGTTGAATGTGAATTTTGGACACCCTAGTAACATTACTCGTTTCTCAACGAACCCAACCTTTTTTTGTCTCATGAAGCTGATGACCATTGAGATTAGTGGACCCCACCAAAGGTGAATCACCATTCCATTTCCTATGGCAAATTGCATTACAATGCATGTATTTACCCCCACTACGTTGCGATTGATAGCTCTGCCTGGTTTTATATATACAGCCCAcctattttctctctctttgagCTTCTCTGCTACTACTGCACGGGAATTTCATCTCCCCTTCCTAGGGTAACGCCTCAATCTATTTCCCCTTTCAGATCTGATTTTTCACCTTGATTCCTCTGTAGTTGTAAATCGCTCTAATTTGATTTACGAGATTAATTTAGATCCAAGTTTTATATGTTCCTTAGAATTCTTTTGAATTGTTGAAATTCCTTTAATGCTCTTACTATCTCTTCATTTAATTACTCTGcgcttgtttttgtttaaattattcaatatcaTAGGAACACGCTTTAGAGCACTGAAAAGCGGAGATTCAGAGATCTTTGACTCATGAATTCCAGAAGGTTAGTTCGATTAAAGTTCTATTACTTGCTTCATTTCGTCTATGGATAACTGGTCTATCGGATTTAGTTCTTGTTGATACTTACTGAGATCTGCGATTTTTAAGGCGTATTTCTATACAgttaattatgtttttggtcGGATTTGGTTAGTTTTTTGCTactgttattttattatgatgCTTCAATCTGGAATGAGCAAGAGATTGGTTTCTGCATTCTCTTTGGCAGTGTTACAGTATGATGATGTGAATGGTTGTTTCGTGGCTTGAGCTGTGATATAGAAAACGAAGAAATTATAGTTCAAAGGAAGTTAACTCGTCTATGAGAAGAAAGTAATATTTTTTGATAAGAAGTTAGAAGGGAAGAAGAAGGGAAATTCGGAAGTGTTTGACAAACACACTCGAATACCTTCTAGCAACTCTGAATAAGATAGAGTTTTAACTACTTGTATACTGACTCTAATAATGCTGTTGTGTGTGCTTCAAGCCTTCTTTGAAACACCTAAAATCTTGAAAATCTCTTAAacttaaaactataaattgtCACAAAAACACTTTTAGCTGTGTATAAAACGTTCCATATGTGTGTTAGGATTCCTAAAACCAGATGACTTTGTTTCTATTGTTGTCTTAAACAGTTGACCTTAGCTTGCTACCTTGGACATGGTATTCACATGTATACCCTGCAATGTCCATTGCGGCCATCACTCTCTTCATTTCCTATTGAAGGACTGTTGCTAAATGATCACAAATCATGTGTACCCTGTGAGTTTCAGTTAGCCCATTGATGTTATGTTATCATATAACTTTTGAGGTTTAAGATTACCCTCTTTGTATAGGAcactttgtttttgtttatcttCAGATCTAGGCGGGAAATTTTTTTCTGGCTTGTGGCCTTGAATCTCAATAATTGCTGCTACACCAACCATTTGTCACTTAATTGAGTTACTATTGTTTTCTGCTTAGTCTGACCATATCTCATCTTGATAAAACTCCTTTTctttatgatatattttctgGCCATTTTGGCACATGactatgtatttattttttccattagCAGGGATTACCGTAATAATAAAGTCTCACTTTTTGATGGCATTGAGGAGGGTGGCATTAGAGCCTCTTCTTCTTACTCCCATGAAATTGACGAGCATGATAATGAACGAGCTTTGGAAGGACTGCAAGATAGGGTCAATCTTATTAAGAGAGTAAGTTATATCTTGTTTGCTAAACATTGGTACAATTGTAAGACATACTCTcatatcaattcaaaaaatcataaggTCTTCCTGGTGTTTTTAACTTGATTCAGTTGTGCTCCTTTTGACTGTTTCAAAGTCAGATGGGATAAAAAAATGTCAGAAGGTGAATGGATGaaattaaataagtatttagaATTTTATAGGTATCCTGGCtggaataatatttatatctttcatgaaatcttttttttttttgttttcccaGCAACGGGAGCTTCTTcaaattcttctttttcagTAGATCAAAGCTGTTATGCCCCCAAGGCCTTCATATGAAGCATTACCCTTTTACTTGATGATTGCAATATTGACGCAAATCTCCCTCAAAAGTTCATTTTTGGCAGAATTTTAAGCATAggcttttatttgaaattatgataTGCATCTCTGATAAAGAGGAATACTATCAACGTAGATGAATGAGTTTTTGTATAGTATCTGGCTTTTTAATCTTCTTGAAAAGTCCCAAAAGTTCCCTGATTTATGTTTGTTCAAACAGCTTTCAGGGGATATAAACGAGGAGGTGGAAACCCACAACCGAATGTTGGATCGAATGGTATGTATATTGCCATAAATCTCTCTTTTGTATTATGTCGCTTTGttgtttattgatttttgttaaCATATGTGGCTTGGTTTTCAGGGTAATGATATGGATTCGTCAAGAGGAATCTTGTCAGGGACCATGGATAAGTTTAAAATGGTATGTGGATAATGTGAccttcttcttgttcttgttcGCAGATTTCTATTTCTGGGCAGACTGCGCTTTTGTTATCCTTTATATTTCTATCACATCAAATTTCTAGCTGTTATGTTAATTATGATCTGCTGTGATAGGTGTTTGAGACGAAATCAAGCCGGAGAATGTTTACCCTCATCGCATCATTTCTGGTCATTTTCTTAATTGTATATTATCTCACTAGGTGAACAATTCATGATGTATTTGATACAACTGGCACCTTTATGTTAGAACTGAGATGACCTTTTTACTGTAATCAGTGTTACCGTTGCTCTAAAGGAATTGTGGTGTGGTTGTATAAAGATATTTATTCTATAAAACATTTTAGTCCTTCATGTTCCCTGAGGTACTAGCCACTCGTCTATGGCTGAGCCAGGCCTGTGGAAGCTTTTGTTAAAGTAGCAGAACACTACTGGTCTTTGAATGTCCACTGAACCTTTAAATTAATGCAGTACTAATCACAAGCTTAGTATACTTCTTTGATGAATTTTCAATAGTTCATTCAAGCAGAAAgtgtcaaaatattaatttggcATGGATGCAATTTAATTATGAAGGATTTATGATGTTAGGGGACAAACATTAGAAGTAAGAGATAGCCCGGTATCGCAGTTGGTAAAATAATTTCTCAGATCTTGGCAAGATCGTGAAGTATATTTGAAAAGGCATGCGgtttaaaataaccaaatttaaataattgtgTCAGAAAATGCACCAGCCGGGAATCGAACCCGGGTCTGTACCGTGGCAGGGTACTATTCTACCACTAGACCACTGGTGCCTTTTGTTGAAAGGCGgcttctctttttatatattactaTTTGTAAAGAATCTCATAGCTTGCAAGTTGCCGACATGAATGTCTAATTTCTCTTCGTAAATTATTAGattgttttcaattaataaataataatttatttttcaataaccTAATAATCTCTGAAAAATGGAAATTTACACATGCCTTAAAAttgatcataaattatataaaaaattatttatttactgataaaaaaaaaacacatttttaatGCAGTGATATTGTTTTGTTGATGTTGTTAGCATGTAATCTAAAACGTGTAGGAGACAATCCGAACTTTCATTTATAAGCCCTtaagaaatagtgaaattttagAAGTATTGTGTACACTTTGTACTGTGAGTTTCCCccttttcttaaaaaaagagTGAGTATATTTTACATTACGTTTCCCTAACTTGTGCGTGGAGGGCATAGATAATAAGTAGCGCAACTGTGTTTTGGTTGGATAATATtagtaaggccaaaagacttattctcacctaaggtttagtaaaaaccaaaagtttgaaaacttatatttttctcctaaggtttcattttcatttatccTTCTCCGACAAGCTCTCTCTGACCAACAACCAGCATTCTTCCTCTACTACGGAATGATTGTCAATATCAATTGCAACGACGACCTAAAGAACAATGTTTCTTAGAAGCATTTTTCAGTGTTCTTCACAACGAAAATTAGCACAAAACACAAATCTTTAGTGTCCATTGTCTTTGGGAAACGTCGATCAACAAAGATTAGCAAATGAAGCTTCATCTCAAGGTGAAGAGCAATGAATAAAGAGGCGTGCGATAGTCTTCGTTGGCTAGAGAGGGAAGGGAGATAGACTAGGAGGGAGGACATTGCCGGAGATCAAGGTTGGGCCAATGGGAGAGAAATCACCAAAGAGAAATCGATGAAGTAAAGATTTGGGgtgaaataaaacttttaaaaaaactagGGGATAGgtatatgagaaaaatatgagtGGTTGAAACTTAAACTTAGAGGGGgagaaaatcaattttttaaacttgaaaaatataaaattatgagacataaataaaattttaaaacttaacagttattttaaaatatgatttaaaataaattttataaaaaataattttactattaataataataaacgaataaatacttaaattttaaaaaattagcaaatacGAGCCTAGGCATCCTTGGATGAGAAGAAGTCTTCTGGCCATTAGCAATAATACGTGTACTGTATAAACAACGTGTGCGACAGATTCCCTTCCCTCTTTGCCCTTGGAGACTTCCACcaccaaatttcaaaatatgtatacCCCATCACATGAGACTTAAGGCCACTTATATTACCAAACAAAACTATTTAAGGTCACCTTCCCAGAAATTTCTCTTTTATGATTATTAGCTACCTATCattcgaattttatatttttcccaggacaagttttttttttttttctcttccatttgAACTGGGAAtatattatcacttttttttttttttaatataatattctaCAAAATAGTTCAACCGACTGTGTGTTTATTATGAGGCCCTGGCAGACCACAGtgtatctttttatctttacaCTTGATTTTCTTCAGAAGCAATAGATTCAAGATGTTGTAACGCTTAATTATCGTTCAAATACATGTCTGTCGCTGAGCTGAATGATTAGGTCtccattttaatgaaaaataattatgaaaatggCCTTCTTGTCAACCCTCATCTCATGCTGTATCCTTCACATTCAACATGCATTTGAATATCCAAATATTTGGTAACATTTTTGTTGATCGAATACAAAAACACACAAGAACATTTATGATCTTCTGCGATACCCAACTGAGCTTCTCCATTTTTATGATAACCGATGACTTTTATCTTAATTAGTCTTTTAATTAGAATCAGATTAATGACTAAAACTTAGGGATATGATGAAGCTTGTACaaataaatagattaatattctaaattaaCTAATAAACACATGGTTTCTTCTCTTTGCTGCTGTTTGTAGggttatattcaaattaaatttatttgaatttaaaaacaaactcgatttgaatgaatttaaaataaacattaagtatttttgaatttgaattctagAGGTGTTCGATTTGTCAAATTTATGAGTTCAAACAATTTTGATGAATTAACTAAAATGATTTCGTTTTGACTgatatacattttaaaataatattgtttgaattattttttattttgctacAATACTAAGTTTAAAACATGGACTCGACTccactcaaatcaaatcaagctcGATTTGATAAGAACCCAGCCCTAGCCATTGCATTATAAATTAAGAAGACATATACTTGTATATCTGCATTGCTAGATTAATATATTGCAACTTTTATCGCAGTTGACAACTCTTACACGTAGGAAATTCAGCCGTCTCATTATACAAattcattcattaaaaaatatgcaGGGACAAGAAAGAACTAAGCGGGTACAGAGCCACTCAGCATATACATCCAATAATAAAGCATTTAAAACTTTCCAGTGTATCCATTGCATTCATTTTTGTTGACAAGATCAAGTGATGCAGTGGGTATAAAATCACAGGCATGCATGCCATCAAAGGCAGTGAGCCACAACATGAATAATGAGCTGAGGTTAATCTTTTGTCATCTGGTTTCCTCCCTTTTCTAAAGAAGTAATTAATTAGGGTTACTAGGAAATCAAAACTGACAAACTAAgtattacaaattaatttgtGGGTTATCTAAGCAATTCTCTATACTATCAGCATGAACGACAAAATTCTGATTACTGGtgtttctcttatattttatcCATCATAAGAAAATGGTACTTCATCAAACATGATATTATACAAAGTTCTTCTTAGTTTATTTACAGAAGAACatcaaacaaaaccctaatgaaATAAGGCTTAGATACGTATTGAGGAAACAAAACCTATCTTCAAAATCTGTAGCCGCAAGTTGATATAAAATCAGGTCTAATGTCTTCCTTCAGTGAAATCGCATCAGTGACTCCAGTAATCTATTTCGCTTCTCAATCCATGTCCTCTGACTGAAATTGCATAAAAAGATTCATTGATAACAACTATACCAAATTATTCACAATCTTTCCCAGATAAGGAAAATCGAATTTCTTAAGCAATTCACAACCGTGcaagatgaaaaatatcactacatagatATAATTCATAGGTATTCTATACAGGTAATAAATTATGTACTACGGAAGATGACCAAGTCGAAGCTCCAAATCTAGTTCATCCTCTTCACTTGTGCCTTCTCTCTTATCTTTCT from Mangifera indica cultivar Alphonso chromosome 8, CATAS_Mindica_2.1, whole genome shotgun sequence includes:
- the LOC123222358 gene encoding bet1-like SNARE 1-1 isoform X1, with the protein product MNSRSRDYRNNKVSLFDGIEEGGIRASSSYSHEIDEHDNERALEGLQDRVNLIKRLSGDINEEVETHNRMLDRMGNDMDSSRGILSGTMDKFKMVFETKSSRRMFTLIASFLVIFLIVYYLTR
- the LOC123222671 gene encoding deoxyhypusine hydroxylase, with amino-acid sequence MANAFESSPDMEKFLCDRLLDPTQPISERFRALFSLRNLKGPGPRNALISATRDSSNLLAHEAAFALGQMQDAEAIPALEAVLNDFSLHPIVRHEAAEALGAIGLDSNIPMLKNSLVLDPAEEVRETCELALKRIEELKTSVDDNGSSVVEKSPFMSVDPAAPTSLCCSVDELREVLLDEAKGMYERYAALFALRNNGGDEAVSAIIDSLGAKSALLKHEVAYVLGQLQNKAASAALCNVLRDLKEHPMVRHEAAEALGSIADDHSVALLEEFARDPEPIVSQSCEVALSMLEHERSGKSFEYLFMQAPMIQL
- the LOC123222358 gene encoding bet1-like SNARE 1-1 isoform X3, producing the protein MCTLRDYRNNKVSLFDGIEEGGIRASSSYSHEIDEHDNERALEGLQDRVNLIKRLSGDINEEVETHNRMLDRMGNDMDSSRGILSGTMDKFKMVFETKSSRRMFTLIASFLVIFLIVYYLTR
- the LOC123222358 gene encoding bet1-like SNARE 1-1 isoform X2; its protein translation is MNSRRDYRNNKVSLFDGIEEGGIRASSSYSHEIDEHDNERALEGLQDRVNLIKRLSGDINEEVETHNRMLDRMGNDMDSSRGILSGTMDKFKMVFETKSSRRMFTLIASFLVIFLIVYYLTR